A stretch of Phragmites australis chromosome 12, lpPhrAust1.1, whole genome shotgun sequence DNA encodes these proteins:
- the LOC133886534 gene encoding uncharacterized protein LOC133886534, with translation MMGEPIINTDSSCTISACTMCIEAQHRLAFERINGKGSFRCKTKAPGKLKKVCYKRDVWESESGADAGDVLHVIFEMGGVLTTDSTNNIKLPIDGHVLIDGHVLIDGHVLIRQDPDLGRNRFARLLYSRGPVIGSLWAADGDYESCQGERVYRGREEQYRVPGSGDYHAVVCCQYRFRKSNNELQIRIMDNYAADGPLRWVLFEAFRFFYLPLVEKPLEPHQLRRKKKKNKEHGLSTMVKKAHWWIICREIGKYYYLKKREIPR, from the exons ATGATGGGCGAGCCCATCATAAACACTGATT CAAGTTGTACAATCTCTGCATGCACGATGTGCATTGAGGCCCAGCATAGGCTGGCTTTTGAGCGAATTAATGGGAAGGGATCCTTCCGATGCAAGACTAAGGCGCCTGGGAAGCTTAAGAAGGTATGCTATAAGAGAGATGTTTGGGAGAGTGAGTCAGGGGCAGATGCGGGTGATGTTTTGCACGTCATTTTTGAAATGGGAGGTGTGCTGACCACAGACTCAACGAATAACATCAAACTCCCCATAGATGGGCATGTGCTCATAGATGGGCATGTGCTCATAGATGGGCATGTGCTCATCAGACAGGACCCTGACTTGGGGCGAAATCGCTTTGCACGGCTACTTTATTCCCGTGGCCCCGTCATCGGTTCTCTTTGGGCAGCGGATGGAGACTATGAAAGTTGTCAGGGAGAGCGCGTTTACAGAGGACGAGAAGAGCAGTACCGTGTCCCAGGTTCTGGTGACTACCATGCCGTTGTATGTTGTCAGTATCGGTTCAGAAAGAGCAATAACGAGTTGCAAATAAGAATTATGGACAACTATGCTGCTGATGGACCACTGAGATGGGTGTTGTTTGAAGCATTTAGGTTCTTTTATCTCCCACTCGTAGAAAAGCCTCTTGAACCCCACCAGCTgcgaaggaagaagaagaagaacaaagaaCATGGTTTGTCGACAATGGTGAAAAAGGCACATTGGTGGATTATCTGCCGTGAGATTGGCAAGTACTATTAtctgaaaaagagagagattccAAGATAG